The window GCAGATAATGGTCTTATCAAGTTAGACCGTTCAAAAAAGGGGAATTACACATTAGAGGACATTACCGAAAATGATAAAAAAATAGAGTTTATTCCAGTAGATGGCCCAGTATTAGTACGTTCATTAGATGATGTGGAAGCCTCGGCGATTAATACAAACTATGCGTTAGAAGGCGGTTTTAAACCATTGAAAGATGCGATAATTATTGAAGGAAGTAATTCACCGTATGTCAATATTCTAGTGTCTCGGCCAGATAATAAGGATGATGAAGCCATTCAAAAGCTTGCAAAAGCGTTAACATCTGAAAAAGTAAAACAATTTATTGAGGAAAAATATGAAGGTGCTGTTGTGCCAGCATTTTAACCATTATGAAAGTTAGGAGGGGTTGCTTTGATTGAATTCCGTCATGTTTCAAAAGTGTTTGATAATGGAGAGAAAAAGATTGAGGCGTTAATAGATATTGATTTAACGGTTGAAAAAGGAGATATTTTTGGCGTCATTGGTTTTAGTGGTGCTGGAAAAAGCACACTCATCCGAACGGTAAATTTACTAGAATCTCCAACTTCAGGAGAGGTGGTCATCGAAGGAAGAAATTTAGCAGACTTATCGGAAAAAGAATTAAGAGAAGCTAAGAAAAATATCGGAATGATTTTTCAGCATTTTAATTTACTGAATTCTAAAACGGTTTTTGATAATGTGGCGATGCCACTCTTATTAAGTAAAAAAAAGAAAAAAGAGATCGAAGACCGAGTTTATGAGATTCTTCGCTTTGTTGGGTTAGAGGACAAAGCGAAGAATTACCCTGATCAGCTATCGGGGGGACAAAAACAACGAGTAGGAATTGCTCGGGCGCTGGCGACAAACCCTTCGATTTTATTATGTGATGAAGCGACATCGGCATTAGATCCTCAAACAACAAAATCGATTCTTGACCTGTTAAAAAGGATTAATGAAGAATATAAAATTACGATTCTTATCATCACCCATGAGATGGAAGTGATTAAGGAAATATGTAATCGTGTTGCAGTCATGGAAGATGGTCGTGTGATTGAAGCAGGAAGTGTGTTTGACATTTTTGCTTCTCCACGAACGCTAACGACCCGCAATTTCGTCCGATCTGTTGTTCGCGATGAAGTTCCAGCTAGCGTGTATCGACTGTTAAAAGAAAATAAGGATGACAGTCGAATTGTCAAAATTGATTTTCTTGGATCAAGCTCAGGTCAACCTGTTGTTTCAAAAACGGCCAAGAATTTCAATGTCGATATTAATGTTTTGTTCGGAAACATTACCGAACTCCAGGGCATTCCGTTTGGCAATTTAATTGTTGAATTTATTGGTAATGAGGACGAAATGGAAAGAGCGATTCAATTTATTGAAAAACAAAACGTCAAGGTAACGGAGGTGACTGAAGTTGGAAGTAAGTACAGAACTTATTCTAAACGCCTTGTGGGAAACGCTCTACATGGTTAGTACTTCTCTCTTTTTTGGGGGGCTCCTTGGTGTTTTTTTAGGAATTTTACTAGTGGTTACAAGGAAGGGACATGTGTTGGAGAATAAATGGATTTTTTCAATTGTTAACCCAATCGTTAATATCTTTCGATCAATCCCTTTTATTATTTTACTAGTAGCCATCATTCCCTTTACAAGGATAATTGTAGGTACCTCGATTGGTACGTCGGCAGCAATTGTGCCGCTTGTGCTTCATGTAGGACCATATATCTCCAGACTTGTCGAAAATTCATTGCTAGAAGTAGATGAAGGGATTATTGAAGCAGCTAAGGCAATGGGAGCAACACCATTACAGATTATTTTTAAATTTTTAATTCCTGAGGCCTTCGCATCATTAATTCTAAGTATAACAACTGCAACAATCGGTTTAATTGGTGCAACAGCTATGGCAGGAGCAATTGGTGGTGGAGGATTAGGAGATGTAGCGATTACCTATGGTTATCAGCGCTTTAGCACCATCACGATTTTTGCCACAGTGATTATTCTCGTTGTTATCGTACAAGGGGTTCAAAGTTTGGGGAATATTTTGGAGAGAAAAATCAGAAGAGTTTGAAAGTTATAAAGAAAGGTGATTTAAACAAAATGAAGAAAACAATTTTATTAATTTTTCTTGTCCTTGGAATAATTTTAACAGGATGCTCAAGCAAGTCTACAAGCGATGCAGTAAATAAAGAATCTGAGCAGGAGAAAGTGAAGGTTGGGGTTAGAGGCTCAGAGCTTCGAACATGGGAATATTTAAAGGAGAAAGCAAAAGATGAAGGGATCGAGATAGAAATTGTTAATTTTTCATCTGCTGTTGATCCAGATCAAGCTTTAGTAGCCGGTGATATTGATATTAACGCTTTTCAACATGTTGCTTACTTAGACTTATTTAATAAAAATAACAAGACAAATATTGTACCAATTGGGACGACAATTATTGCGCCGCTTGGCTTGTATTCAAAAAAATATAATTCTCTAGATGATATACCAAATGGTGCCCAAATTGCTGTACCTAATGACCCGTCGAATTGGGGACGCGCACTCGTATTGTTGCAAGAAGCGGGATTGTTAAAGGTTGTAGATGGGTTCGATGGAAATGGTGGGGTGGATAAAATTAAAGACAATCCAAAGAAAATTGAAATTGTTCCAGTTGATGCGGCGACAACACCTCGTGTCATGGAAGATACTGCGGGTTCTATCATTAATAATGGTGTAGCAGTCGAGGCTGGGCTGTCCCTTAAAGATGCAATCATTCATGAAAGTAAAACAGCAAAGCCTTACATTAATGTCATTGCAGCAAAAAAAGAAGACAAAAATAATCCAACGTTTAAAAAAATCGTCAAACTATATCAATCTGAAGATACTGCAAAATTTATTGAAAAAACCTATAACGGAAACTATATTCCAACCTTTATTACTCTAGATGAGTTAAGCACATACAAGGAAACATACTCTAAAAAATAAGGAGAGAGGAAAATGAGCCAAAAAAGACAGATTAAGCTTGCGGCTTATTTAATTGGGACAGGGATGCATGTAGCTTCGTGGCGTCATCCGAATGCTAATCCAAATGCAAGTATTGATGTAAAGGCTTTTCAAAAATTGGCGCAAATTGCTGAAAAAGGGAAATTTGATGTGGCGTTTGTGGCCGATAGTTTGGCAATTAATCATGAGTCACATCCGCAAATTTTGAATCGCTTTGACCCAACGGTGTTAATTACAGCAATCGCCGCCGTTACGGAAAAAATTGGTGTTGGTGCAACAGCGTCGACTACTTACAGCGAACCATATGTCCTTGCTCGTCAATTTGCTTCTGTTGATCATATTAGTAATGGTCGGGCAGCTTGGAATCTTGTTACTACATCAGATGCAACGGGTGAAACGGCATTGAATTTTACTCGAAATGCGCATTGGGAACATGACCAGCGTTATGAGCGCGCGGAAGAGTTTGTAGATGTTGTACAAGGATTATGGGATTCATGGGAAGATGATGCCTTCTTGTATAACAAAGAAACAGGTGGATTTTATGATAAAGATAAACTCCATGAGATTCATTATAATGGGAAGTATTTTTCCGTAAAGGGTCCATTAAATATTGCACGCTCAAAGCAAGGACAGCCCGTTATTGTTCAAGCAGGCGCATCTGAACCAGGACAACGGCTCGCATCTCGGGTTGCTGAAGTGGTGTTCGTTCATTGGGATAATATCGAAGAAGCGAAAAGTTATTATAAAAAGTTAAAATCACAATTGAAGGATTTTGGAAGAGGCGAAGATGAGCTCCACATTCTTCATGGTATTTCACCAATCGTTGGGGAAACGGAAGAAATTGCCTTACAGAAATACCAAACTCTCCAAAATCTGATTGATCCATATGAGAGCTTAAAATTTGTATCGGGTTATATGGGAAACGTTGATTTCTCTAAATATGATTTAGATACTCCAGCAAGAGAAGTTGAATTTCCGGTAGTGAATAGCATTCAAAGTCATTTTAATGAAATGAAGAAAATTATCGATGAAGAAGACTTAAAAGTCGGTGATTTATATAATCGTTTCTTTGGGCCAGGGAGACGTGACGCATTTGTTGGGACACCAACGCAAGTAGCGGATGAAATAGAGAAATGGTTTGTCGAAAGAGCTGCTGACGGCTTTATGCTTCAGTTCCCTCTGTATCCTAATGATCTAGAGGATTTTGTCAAGCTAGTCGTGCCGATTTTACAGGAGCGAGGATTATTCCGGTTGGATTATGAAGGTGACACACTTCGTGATCATCTTGGGTTAAAGAAGCCTGAAAATCGCTTTACCCGTGATAAATTAACGACTCATGGTAAATAAAGGTAGGGTTGATGGGAATATCAAAAAAATGTGATTCGCAGGAACGTTGTTAAAATGATTGAATTAGCGATGAAAATTGTCGGTGGTCGTATAGTTTTAAATTATTAAGCATTCCTTTGTAATGAGGAATGCTTTTTTATCTTTTTAAAAATGAAAGGGATATTTATATAACGATAATAATATAATAAAAGACAATAATGATTTATTGATAAACGATAAAATATATATTATAATCAATTTGACAATAAATAAGTGAGGTGCTTTTTATGAAACGAGGGTCAACACTATTTTTAAGGATGGCTGTTTTTCTTATTGGAACTCCTGTGCTTGCTTTGGGTATATATGGGCTATTTTGGTTAGCTAAGAATCCAGCAAATCCAGATTATGCCCATATACTGTACCCCATTGTAATCGGTATGTGTTTATCAGTGTTTCCGTTTTTTGTTGCATTGTATCAGGCTTTTAAACTTTTAGGCTATATTGACAATAATCAAGCATTCTCTGAATTGTCTGTAAAGGCTCTAAAGAATATCAAATTCTGTGCCATGACAATCAGTGGTTTGTATGTGGTAATTGAGCCATTTGTTTTTCTCGTAGCAGATCTAGATGATGCACCAGGTCTAGTCATAGTCGGAATGGTCCCTATCTTTGCTTCAATGGTAATCGCAGTATTCGCTGCGGTCCTTCAGAGACTTTTAAAAGAAGCGATTGATATAAAATCGGAAAATGACTTAATAGTCTGAGGTGATAACAATGGCAATTATAATTAATATTGATGTGATGCTGGCTAAAAGGAAAATGAGCGTAACAGAACTCTCGGAGAGGGTTGGAATAACAATGGCTAACCTTTCTATATTGAAAAATGGAAAGGCAAAAGCAATAAGGTTTTCAACTTTAGAGGCAATTTGTAAGGCTTTAGAATGTCAACCCGGAGATATTTTAGAATACCGAAGTGATGAAGATACCCAAGATTAAACAGCGGAATATAAAACAATGAAAGGAAAAGAAAGATTTCTTTTTCCGATTTTTCATAAAAGGGGAATTACTCATGATTTGTAACTTCATCAAAAATTTAATAAACCACCGAATAGTTGAGGAAATTTGGTAAAGACTAACAGTCGATGAATAAAGTAAAACAAGGTGGAGAGTAATGAATTATCAAGATGGATTAAAACAAATTGATAAAGCTACAAAATTAATTAGTGACGCAAATCATTTAACTTTTGAAGCAGTTATGAACGCTTTTTTATTTACTTGGCAATGGTGGTTAGCATTAGCAATGATTGTTGTTCCTTGGGCTATTTGGGGGGTATTCCGCAACCGTGAAAGCTCAGCTCGAATATTATCCGCGGGTTTATTGGTAATGGTATTATCAGAAATCCTTGATACATTCGGCGTTAGTTTTGGCAAATGGGCATACCCCGTGAAAGTTGTACCTCTAGCAACCTTAAACTTTTCGTATCGACTTTCAGTTTTACCTGTGTTTCTAATGCTGTTATTGCAATTTAAACCAACAAATAATTCATTTGTAAAAGCAGTTTTTTTCGGTGGATTAGGTGCATATGTGAGAATGCCATTATTGGCAATGATAGATTTATACAAGAAAATTGATTGGGCTTTTACTTATTCTTTTTTAATTTTAACCCTATTCTATTTAACTGCACACTGGTTTATTCAGTTGAATACATTTGAAAAAATCAATTAGTTTCAAAACAAGGGCGAACGCTAATTATGGTGGTCGCCTTTTTTAATGATTGAATAACGACTTAGCTGCTACTGATGGAATTTAGATGCAAAATCAGTCGTTATATTTTATAATGATTGAGAAAATCTATGGTATATAAAGGAGGCAAACAAATGGCAATTCATTTTCTTTTGCCTAATTCTTCAGCCACTCATGCAAAGCCTGTTATTGGAACGGCGATACTTTGCATGGGGTCTAACCTACACTAAATCGCCATTTCTTATACTTGGCTTTGCACCTTATTTTATTAAAAATTAATAAGGGGCTGGCTAAAATGAAATATGTGAAAGCGAGTGCAGTTTTACCAAAAAAACTGATATTGGAAATTCAAAAATATGTCCAAGGAGAGACCATCTATATCCCAAATTCCGAATCCACCCGAAAAAAATGGGGAACCTTGTCCGGCGGTAGGAGATAAATAGACAACCGGAATTCCTCCATAAAAAGGGCGTATTCACAGGGAAGGACTATTACTGACTTGGCAGATGAATACTTTTTCTCCATTGAAACTATTAAAAAAATTGTGTATTCAAAGCACTGATTCCTCAGTGCTTTTTGTGTGTAGATTGATTAGAATTATTTTCTACCTATAATAATTGGATCATACCGTTTAAAGTAATAGGGTATGGATAGGAGGAATAAAAGAGGAGCCATTTATCATCCTTCCGACAGAATATCCCTCCCTAAAGGAATGTGAAGGGCGAAGCCCAATGAGTAGGGTATGGATGAATGTCGGTTGGCGATAGCCAAAACTTTCTTCCTTGTGTTATAATAAGAACAAATGTTCCTGTGTGTCGAGGTGGAATATATGCTAGTAAACAAGGCTTACAAGTTCCGCATCTACCCAAATAAAAAACAAATTGAACAGATAAACAAAACCATTGGCTGTTCAAGATTTGTTTTCAATTTCTTTCTTGGTAAACAAAAAGAAAAAAATGCTTACTGGTATATCGTCGAAGAAATGAGACAAAACGGTCAACTCACAGCGAATAACTGGAAAGGCAAATTCTTAAACAAATTTGAAACAGTGAAATCGCTTCCTGAACTGAAGAAACAGTACTCATTTTTGAAAGAAGTCGATAGTATTGCTTTGCAAAAATCAGTAGAAAATTTAGCTGATTCCTATGATCGCTACTACAAAAAGCAAAATAAACAACCACGCTTTAAGTCAAAAAAGAATCCAGTGCAATCTTATACAACAAAGTATACAAACGGAAATATAGCTATCATAGACAACCGCATCAAACTCCCCAAACTAGGGT of the Bacillus sp. 1NLA3E genome contains:
- a CDS encoding LLM class flavin-dependent oxidoreductase — protein: MSQKRQIKLAAYLIGTGMHVASWRHPNANPNASIDVKAFQKLAQIAEKGKFDVAFVADSLAINHESHPQILNRFDPTVLITAIAAVTEKIGVGATASTTYSEPYVLARQFASVDHISNGRAAWNLVTTSDATGETALNFTRNAHWEHDQRYERAEEFVDVVQGLWDSWEDDAFLYNKETGGFYDKDKLHEIHYNGKYFSVKGPLNIARSKQGQPVIVQAGASEPGQRLASRVAEVVFVHWDNIEEAKSYYKKLKSQLKDFGRGEDELHILHGISPIVGETEEIALQKYQTLQNLIDPYESLKFVSGYMGNVDFSKYDLDTPAREVEFPVVNSIQSHFNEMKKIIDEEDLKVGDLYNRFFGPGRRDAFVGTPTQVADEIEKWFVERAADGFMLQFPLYPNDLEDFVKLVVPILQERGLFRLDYEGDTLRDHLGLKKPENRFTRDKLTTHGK
- a CDS encoding MetQ/NlpA family ABC transporter substrate-binding protein — its product is MKKTILLIFLVLGIILTGCSSKSTSDAVNKESEQEKVKVGVRGSELRTWEYLKEKAKDEGIEIEIVNFSSAVDPDQALVAGDIDINAFQHVAYLDLFNKNNKTNIVPIGTTIIAPLGLYSKKYNSLDDIPNGAQIAVPNDPSNWGRALVLLQEAGLLKVVDGFDGNGGVDKIKDNPKKIEIVPVDAATTPRVMEDTAGSIINNGVAVEAGLSLKDAIIHESKTAKPYINVIAAKKEDKNNPTFKKIVKLYQSEDTAKFIEKTYNGNYIPTFITLDELSTYKETYSKK
- a CDS encoding DUF2975 domain-containing protein, whose amino-acid sequence is MKRGSTLFLRMAVFLIGTPVLALGIYGLFWLAKNPANPDYAHILYPIVIGMCLSVFPFFVALYQAFKLLGYIDNNQAFSELSVKALKNIKFCAMTISGLYVVIEPFVFLVADLDDAPGLVIVGMVPIFASMVIAVFAAVLQRLLKEAIDIKSENDLIV
- a CDS encoding methionine ABC transporter permease, whose protein sequence is MVSTSLFFGGLLGVFLGILLVVTRKGHVLENKWIFSIVNPIVNIFRSIPFIILLVAIIPFTRIIVGTSIGTSAAIVPLVLHVGPYISRLVENSLLEVDEGIIEAAKAMGATPLQIIFKFLIPEAFASLILSITTATIGLIGATAMAGAIGGGGLGDVAITYGYQRFSTITIFATVIILVVIVQGVQSLGNILERKIRRV
- a CDS encoding CBO0543 family protein, which codes for MNYQDGLKQIDKATKLISDANHLTFEAVMNAFLFTWQWWLALAMIVVPWAIWGVFRNRESSARILSAGLLVMVLSEILDTFGVSFGKWAYPVKVVPLATLNFSYRLSVLPVFLMLLLQFKPTNNSFVKAVFFGGLGAYVRMPLLAMIDLYKKIDWAFTYSFLILTLFYLTAHWFIQLNTFEKIN
- a CDS encoding helix-turn-helix domain-containing protein — translated: MAIIINIDVMLAKRKMSVTELSERVGITMANLSILKNGKAKAIRFSTLEAICKALECQPGDILEYRSDEDTQD
- a CDS encoding methionine ABC transporter ATP-binding protein, with product MIEFRHVSKVFDNGEKKIEALIDIDLTVEKGDIFGVIGFSGAGKSTLIRTVNLLESPTSGEVVIEGRNLADLSEKELREAKKNIGMIFQHFNLLNSKTVFDNVAMPLLLSKKKKKEIEDRVYEILRFVGLEDKAKNYPDQLSGGQKQRVGIARALATNPSILLCDEATSALDPQTTKSILDLLKRINEEYKITILIITHEMEVIKEICNRVAVMEDGRVIEAGSVFDIFASPRTLTTRNFVRSVVRDEVPASVYRLLKENKDDSRIVKIDFLGSSSGQPVVSKTAKNFNVDINVLFGNITELQGIPFGNLIVEFIGNEDEMERAIQFIEKQNVKVTEVTEVGSKYRTYSKRLVGNALHG